The window GAGCCCTGCCAGCTGACCCCACACTTCACTTCCAGAAAACCAGGCTTCTGTACGGGGGTCCAGGCCGAGCCGCCGACTCCCTGCAGGTCAGTAGACCGGCATCAGCGTGAACAGGGTCGGGGGGTTAGTTGCCAGGTACCAATAACCAGGTCTTTAAGAGCAGcccactcttttctttttgatgaGCTCCATTTGCATGGCAAGGGGTTTTCCAGTGTTGccaaagcttcttttttttttcttctttttttttaacgtgtgcttttatagaaataataaacaaaacaggacagagacataAACAGACCTCATCGCAATCAATGTTACAGCCGAGAATTCTCCTTTTGAGTAATAGCCGAGCATCCTTCTCTGCCTCCCCCGCTCGCATAAGTTAAAGGGTCGAATCCCTTCAAGTGACCAGAGACGGACGCTGAAACTTTGGGGTTTAACGGTAACTCGGACGACGTTTCTCTGTCGgccccacacacacttctgatTAGAAAACGTTATTGGTCAGTTTAAAACGATTTCAAGAGAGCGCGACTGATTTTTCACATCAGTCTTTGCAATGTGTTCCTCCTCAGACCACAGACACTGTACTCGCTCATTCATACGCCGTGGGTTACAGACACACAGCGTACAGTTGTCTCTCTCTACTTGTTAAtaatgtttatgtgtgtgtttgcgcaaCAATATTTGTGACCATGTCTGAGCgtgcaggtgtttgtgttgaacaATTTTGTAACATTTGTACAAAGCCTTGTTAAGTTAAccttgtaaatataaatattatgttatcatatttgtttttcctttttttagttCCTTTTTTTATGGTTTACAAAAGTCATTTTTGTTCAAGATGTTACTTGAAATGTTTcccttaatatatatattttttgttttatattcaatatatatattatatatattttgtattaaagtaaaaaaacaaaagtacttttattgttatttcatcTGGGTGTACCTGTTCACAGGAGACGAGATAAACCTGCTCCTTATTTCCTCATAGACGGCCTTCCTCTCTGATTCTCAGCACTGTGCAGAAAAACCTTTATCTCATGAGATACACTCTTATAAATAAGTATCTTCGGTGATTGTACTTCCAACAATGTTGCATCAACATGTACACAAACTATCGAACAAATACATGTAGCGAGAGATGAAATCTGGTCATTATTCCGTTACGTTGGGCCGTTTGCAGGCAGCTCAGCGCCACGCCATGATGGCTGAACTCCTTTGTTTGGTTCTTCGTGTCTGGGATTACTGAGCGATGCCTCTCCAGATCTCTGCTCATATTTACTGAGCTCAAGTCGACGTGCGTCCCGCCTTGTAAAAGAGAAGCCTGGCGGTGTTTAACAGACTGTTAAAAATATTGTGTAGCGCATACAAACGGATGCATTTTAACCTCAGTCTGTGGtgatctttgtgtttttcatcaCATCCCCTCCGAGGGTTCATCTGTCTGCATGTTTATGACCTCGGGGGTGACACGAGGAGGAGTTTTCCATAAGGTCAGGCTCTAATAAATCCTAACTGACTGGGGAAATGTTACAGTAAAGGAGACGAATGGGAATGAATCTATTGTTTTCATCTCTCGTCTTGATTTGCCATCACAACATAACACAAACAGGAGGTTTGACTTCCTCAGTCACGAGACTTGTTTTCATCTGACCGAGTGACCCCgtgaaaaacataataataataataataataataataataaatgataagtTATAGTCTTGTCTTACCTCAAGATTTGTTACAAGTGCCTGATTTctggaatgtgtttttgttctgcaGTGCCAAGTTCGGTTCTTATCTTTCCGTTTCCTTTTGTTGTTTCTGGGTCTCCGCCCTTCTCTCCTGTGGTTGACGGTATAACTAAGGCACTGACCCAAAGATGTGTACATTTAATACAAGCAGTCGAACTGAAACAATTtttgtaaaacacactttaagCCAAGGACATGTCTATGCACTCTCTTTGCCTTCAACACAGGGCATTAACAGCTGTTACCGACGCTCCTAAGAGGCATAGTGCTCTCTCTGCCTAGTGATCCACAGTGTGTGAATATGGTACACCTATCGAGCCCTGCTCTCCGCTGGCATTAGGTCATGTCAGACGACATCCAATCTCTCACAGATGAACTAACTGCCGATGACTTCATCAAAAAGGAAAACTCAACAAGTTGGCGTGCTGTCTGAAATTTCTTACCTTATGTTtcattgttgtattttaaagtCGTTTTGTACATACTTTCTTAATATGTaacatattgtattgtgtacATTTGGAATTGCTTTTTTGGAGTATAACTAATATGAAAATGACTGGACTTAAAGGTCGTCCACCTGAAACCATTTCCCTCGTGGATGTGTGCTTTAAAGCAAGGTTATATGATGTAAATAAACAGAACTATGTTTAAAACTCATTTCTTActtgtgtttggtttttttgtGATGGTGGGCAAGCTCTTTAAAGTAGGGCCTGCGtggcgccctctagtggctgcAGGTGATATGGTCTCCCCACGCCAAATGGCAGATTGCCTCTTGCGCGTGAAGGAAACTACACACTAGATACATCGTAACTACTAAGACCTTGTGTTTCTAACCTACATGAAtagttttaatattcatgtaatcTGTGAACATTAGCTGCAATTCTGGGAATCTACTGAAACGTATGATCCTTCCAGGAATACGGAGCTTTAATAAACACCATTCGCAGCAGCTTATTTGGCTTTTGAAGAGGACCAGCACAAAAACAATCCGTCTCCAAATAGTGGAATGAACCCATTAAGTATTTCCTCTTGCAGAAACAGCCACACTGGCTTGAACCCGGAGTGGGTTAACCTTTCTAAAGAGCATCTCCATCATATCCCATCCCCCCTTCTGCTCCAGCCCGTGTGTTCTTCCTCGGTCTGTCTGGCCCGCTTCAGGATCTCCACAAGAAAAGCTTTGCGGCTGTTTGTATTACTGACAAAAGCCACGTAGTTTCACACCGCGGCTTCCTGTGTTTTAGAGTAGGCTTTACGACACATGACAACAGAATTTCAAAATTTTATTTGAACTTATGTTAACACACAACTGGTAAAATATTTACTTCTGCAAAACAGCTTTTCAAAGCTGACCCAATTAGCTGtaagttattcttttttttccattcttctttttttgttggagGAAATTGCAACATacgatttttattttaaattcaaaaaACGGAACAGCATATTagttgaaacaaacaaaaatattatcGTGTTGTCAAATACATTCTCTTTATAAAAAGAATcttatttttgaaatatttacaTGTCttcttggaaaaaaacaacaaacaactgaacaggacacccTTACAGTccaaatagaaaagaaaacataaagtaTTGCATTGCAATGCAAGGACTCTTCGTCCAAACGACAAACTGATTACAGAAAACGGACTTTTGTTTAAATcttattttaaatgcagcagtcccatattttacctttttgaaAAGGTGAATCGTGTCCTTTAATTGGTAGCGACTTGGCCCCTGTCATTGCTCGGCTGGTTCTGCAGGAGGAGCTCCGTGTTTTGGGCCCTCAGTCTCTCCAGCTCCCTTTCCAGCTCTCGGAGCCGGACCAGGGGGCTCTCCGCGGTCTGACCCGCGGGCTCCGCGGCGCGCCGCAGCCGgttgttctcctcctccagtcgggACATGCACTTCTCCAGCTCCAGGtactcctgcaccagctcctgCTTGGTCATATTCTGCAGGCTCTCGACGTGGTACATCTCGTAGGTCTCGGAAAAGTCTCTCTGGAGAAACTCCCCACCTGCGTTCCCAGGTCTCCCGATGCCGTCGCTGCCTCCGCCGCTGCCGTGgtcatcgtcctcctcctcgatGTTGTTGTCAAAGAGGTCCTCCTCGCTGCCGGTGTCCTCCATGCGGTTACCGACCCCCGAGGGCCTCCTGACCCCGGTCTCGGTGTTGAGGTCGGGCTCCTCTCGGTCGTGCTCGTCCATCAGGAACTGGGTGGTGTTATAGGGGGCCACCGGGAGCCCTTTGGCGAacatctcctctctcaaacGGGAAGCCCGGgccgtctccttctcctccagggCTTTCCTTTCATCCCAGTTCAGTTTGTAATAAGGCTTCCAGTTGCGCTTCTTCTTGGAGGTCCTGCGCCTGTGTCGCTTCTTGCCCAGACGCGCATCCAAGCCGGTGTCGGAGTCGATGTGACTGTCCTCTTGCGCCTGGTTCAAAGTCTCCTGCAGCGGTCCGTCTTCGCCGTTTTTCTCCAGTGGGTTGTGATCCTCGTCATTCCCCACATTAACACCGGGTTTTTGGTGAGGCTGAGCTGCAATCGGGCACTTTGAAAGCACGTTTCCGGCTGCTAAGGCAGGGCACACCCCCCTCTGTCCGCCTTTCCTCTGCCATAACTTGTCTGTGTGGTTGTCTCCACAGTGCTTCTGGTCTctctgtcgccccctgctgcCGTTCTCTGGTCTAGCACGGCTTCTGGCTGGGAGATGCTCCAACGCGTCTCCGCTGCTCCCACCTGATGGGCTGCCTGAAGTTTTCAGGTGATGGGTCTGCTCCACCGGCTCCGTCATCCTGAAGTTCCGCTTCGATGGATCCGCTTTAGCACATTTTAGATGATGTTTCTCGTTCTCAAAACTGAGCTTTAAAGTTCGTTGAAATACGTCAAACtaaatttaaacaaaatatacgTATTCCAGAAATCACTAAAGAAAGTTTGAGTGTGAAAACAAACTATCGCAGAATAAAAGTAAACTTCTGGACAGTAAACACTTGTTACTCCTCAAAGGGTTTGTCAGAGCAACTGTCGCTAACTACCATTAACTGTTTCGCTGCTGTCAGGACTATCGTTCACCGGGAGACGACGTTTCGCCGTCACAACAGTGTCCAGTGTGATACTCAAGAAGAGGGAGCTCGTGTTTATATAGCAGCTCCGCCTCTAGTCGTGCGGATGCAGCTGTTTGTAACACCCGTTGGATTGTGGGACATGTCGTTTTCATTTCAATGAAGCACTGTTGGAGGCCTCTGCATCGAACTACATAATCCACAAATCCACCATAACTGATGAGTATGTTAACCAATCAAATGGCAGAGACTTGAGCACGGTAGAGTCCACCCCTCTCTTATTTGATTGGACAAGAGGATAACTTTGCTGTTGCTAAgcttaaggtttttttttattggacagCCTAATAGTCCATCAAAAGTACGTAATCCACGCCAAGAAAGCAGTCCGGAGCATTATATGGACGGTACTATCTACAAATAAAGGGGTAGTAAGAAAAGTGCCAACATACAAGTTAAATTAAAAACTGTACAATGACATTATACGATACATGTATTAAAAACATATGACTATCTACGTATGATCAGTAGGGCTTACGTTCATGTTTAGACCACACAGTCTAACGCCGAATAAGTAATACAATGAAAACCCTCCTGTAATCGAAGCAAAATGCAGAAAGCCTTTTACGGAAACTAGTCCGTGTTGAATGTTCACACTGGAAAATAACTAAAAACAGCTTACTTCCCAAATGCaattatttgtaatgtttagTGGCATGCAAATGCGTCGTTTTGGTGGCAGTTGGACCATTACATGATTCAGTATGCGTATCCTGTGTGTTGTGCGGAGTGATACACTGTCGGCCATGGGGCTCGGGTGAACTCTGGAATCAGCGTAAACAATCGGCATTTATTGTCAAGCTGCTGCTACGACCACATCTCCGAGCCCCTCGTTGTTTAAGGGTGGGTCCGGCGAGCTCACACTTGCTCAATAATCCTGTTATCAGTGGACGGAGTGGTGTAGATCAGTTTTGAGTATTTCTGCGCAGCCCATGTTCTGAAATGCAGTGTTAAGATAGATTTACACTGTCGTGTTAACAGCGAAAGagaagctagctagctaacgttagctacgcCGTGTCGCTGCCTTAAACCGAACACTGACTTCATTCATAAAGTGTGTCGCCATACGCACTAACGTTGCaaccaaaataaaagtatagGCGATGTCGCAAAGCCCGTCGTGTCTAGTCAGAACTAGAGTCGGTGTGCTTGACTCAAGCgccatactgtatataaagacAGGGTTTCTAACGCTAAAGGGAACTAATTCACGAACGGTCGATCagtttaaattaaaagtgttaTCGGAAGGGTTTCATTTTGTCGACAGAGCGACAAAAAAATACAACgaaataaattaataacaaCACCACGAGTTACAAACATTGCTACCGTTAGCCATTTGCTAACTAGGCCGTTGTGTTTATACTGGGTCCGTGTAAATGCTGGAACGTAATGTTACACGTCAGGTTTACAACACGAATTACGAATGATTATGACTTTCTCTCGGATCAATATGGACCACCGTCTTTACTTGTTTGTCATCAGATTGAAAACGGCGCTTGCTACAATATGTGGTATTAATATTTGAACTGGAAATCTCGATGAACTACTTTAGTTTCAGGAAGTAGACGATCCCTGATCTTGCAAGGCTACACTGAagctctcctttagtctgctgATCAAGCTCTAGCGTTCGTGGGGTTTTACACGCTAAGCTAACAATCTCCTCATGTCTACGTTTTCCATAACTTTTTACCATAACTGTTGTCGATATCTGTGAATTAAACTGCTGAATTTTATTATTGTTCAATAAATAATCAACAATAACCTTGTTATGAAGTATACACATCTTAATATAGTTTGTTTGTGATCATTTTCTTCTATTGtccatttttacatttacatctaAGGAGGTTTGCACACTGTTCACTGTAAAAATGCTCGTCAATCCACTGGCTTCCTCTTTATCTGTGCATGTGTCACTATACCATGTACTCACACCCACAGGCCTATATTCTTCAGTTTCCACAAACCAATTGCATTAATGGATGAAATGCACTATTCAGTCTGACCTCTTATGGTGGGTCTCCCAACACTGCTTGCAAAGACTGAGAATCCAATGGCTACAAACAACACAGGCCCACTGTTTCTACTAATAGAATCAGGCAGAGTTACAACTCTGGCAAATATGCAAGCTGAGCTGGGAATCCTTTGAGGAAGACATGATATGTTCCAGTTAATATGAAACCTAATGATGATGGAGATTGAGAAATCATTTCCATCTTCTCAAATCAAGGAGTGTTCCAGCTACAGAGCCAGAGCTGCTCCTGCATAGATCACAGCTTGTGAGGATTAGCAGGCATGACTTAATCTCTCACCCTGTCTAACGTGGTTGTTGCTTCAATTGAGAAGGGATGAAAGATACAACAATAATTGTTTTAGACTACGCATGGCTATACATATTTTTTAGTAATGGCTGATATTCATCTGTGCACAGGAGGGctgtgcttttttaaatttccatGAAGACAGGAGGTCCAGAGTTGTTGCACTGCTACATCATCTGCATTACATGGCTGAGTGAGAGAATTATGTCACTTTAAGTGACTTCCACCCACCCCACCACacttgcttgtttgtgtgtgtgtgtgtgtgtgtgtgtgtgtgtgtgtgtgtgtgctggtggatTGCTGCGGATCAgggaaaattatatttaatgttcttcCTGACAGGACCAGTTTCAGACCACCCGGTGGAGCTCTgtccctctctgctctctgttaTAACTCCATTACAAAGACTTAATTAAGTTTCCATCCACTGCTCTGCTACTGTGGGCATGTCTCCATccacatataacacataatcaagtttattttttatacagCACGTCACCATTTTGATCCATGTAGATACATCTGGCCGTACAAGATACATGTGATTTGAAAATATTTGATTGTTGTTGTGAAGATATTTGCAATTCCTTGtcatggccaccagggggcactGCACTCTAAGTGATTTGGAAGAAATAATTGAATATTTCTAGATTTAGTGCCTGTTTACTCTGACCAACaagtaaacatattttataatgtcataCTCTATAGTTTCCCCTAAAATTATTCAGTACGTTGATATAGTCAGCAGCCCAAAGACATGGGTTGTCCTCATGAACCTCACCTGGAAAATATAAAGGTTATTTGAAGACCATGAGATGTTTTGGTGCACAATAAAAGGCAAACAGTGACTTTCGGGCAATGGTCATCGATACTCAGACAACCATCCATACACAGGTAAAGTCCACATCATAATTTATAATATTAAAGCCCAAATGTCAATTATTCGGTTTGGATAGTAGGTATACACCTCTTTGCACATTACAGGTACACCATGTGTATACGTGTTTGTACTTCTACAACAGGGAGAATTTAACATTAAGTAGACATTATATCATCATATTGTACTTGGATGAAGTACTCCGACTTTAAACTTAAGCGTATAAAGAAACGCCATATAGTGTAGAAATACTGTTACAAGTCCTGCAGTCAAGTAAGTAAATGTGCAAAAGTgttagcatcaaaatatacttgaAGTAGGAAAAGTAATAAGCAGAATAATGGAAAATTAATGTAGTTTAGGctgaattataataatgatgcaTTGAAGTGTACATGCAGTATAGCTGAATAACTGTATACACTGCTGGGAGGCTTGTGAGTCTTATCTTAACCTATAATAATACACCATGGTGTATCTGTTGATTGCATATTAATCTAAATGTGCAAAGCAATTAGCAACTAAAGtcgtgcaaataaataaaaaggagtaAAACCTCTAATATTTtgctctgaaatgtagtggaatagaagtataaagtaaaataaaattgaaATACTCAAAAAGAACAAGTAGCCTCAACATTGTACTCGCGCAGTTCGTCAGGGTTTGTTGGGGCTGCGGGAGGAGGTGGGAGTGCGTAAACTGTGCGCCTTGTTTGGAGTCGCATTACGCACAGGCATGGGCAGCAGCGTCGGGGAGGGACTCTACACGTGTGGAAAACGAGTAACTGTTGCGCTTCGCTGTCTCTCCCCTTTTGGGGGCCTTTCTTGGACTTCACAAATCTGCGCTGGAGGACACCTGCACGCTCCCGGACTTTAAGTTCACGGGCAAGCCCCGAGTCTGAGAGCTGCAGCCCGCAGTTATATTTCCGCTGGAGTCGTAATAATGTTAGGCAGCGGTAAATCAGCGGCCCCCGGTCCCAGAGAGCCGAGGAGGAAAGGGGCCGAGAAGGCGATGGACCCCATCAGGAGGCTGGGTAAGGAAACATGCGCACTTTCCAGCTCCTTTCTTCCAGCTCCTTTCTTGCCGCAAAGTTACGACAATGAGCGAAATGTGTGGATATCTCTCGAGTTCAGTGTTTTTCCTACTGTGGCATCACCTCCGCGACATCCCTGGTATACTTATCTAAATCTGAGTGGATTAGGATTATAATCGCACTAAATAATGTATTCGTATATTTTCAGGAGGGAGTTAGGGtgatatttgttgtattttagtaATGACAAAGATACTTTTATATGTGTTGTGTTATAATGCCATTGCTGTAGTACTTGTTTAAGTACTAGCGTTGcatcctttttaaatatatcaaTCGATTTTCCTTGGTACTTCCTTTGCTTGCAATTATGATTACTTGCGAGGATTATTTGTCTgaatttaaacatttgtttgctCATTCAGGGGTGTATTTACTGTCTATCCACGTGCGTGTGCCCCCCAAGTTAAAGCAATCAAGTAATATAGTGAATGTCATTAGTGAAAACAGTTTCAGCATATGACTAATAGCTTTTATTTGTTGCTGGTAATCAACGGACACATGAACCCGAGCTGAACTGGGCCGTGTGGGTAGTTCAAGTGATCATGGGTTTATGAAGAGCTGAACTCACTGATGTGATTCAGGCTCCTCGGCAGACTGCAGCCTACTGTCTCTCAGCCCGACACCGATTGGGTGCTGTACCCCTCACTCAAGCACTCTCAGCTCATGGCGACACCTCGCCCCAAAATAAACACCTGCTGAGCAGCGACAGAGCACCTGTCAGAATCTCTAAAAAGAGACGGGAAGTCTGGACCACGCTTTTGACCTATTTGCAGCTTATAAcagtgttcatgttttttttttcacggtcTTTGGCATATTTACAATATCGACACAGTATAACATCAAGa of the Cyclopterus lumpus isolate fCycLum1 chromosome 8, fCycLum1.pri, whole genome shotgun sequence genome contains:
- the hexim1 gene encoding protein HEXIM, producing MTEPVEQTHHLKTSGSPSGGSSGDALEHLPARSRARPENGSRGRQRDQKHCGDNHTDKLWQRKGGQRGVCPALAAGNVLSKCPIAAQPHQKPGVNVGNDEDHNPLEKNGEDGPLQETLNQAQEDSHIDSDTGLDARLGKKRHRRRTSKKKRNWKPYYKLNWDERKALEEKETARASRLREEMFAKGLPVAPYNTTQFLMDEHDREEPDLNTETGVRRPSGVGNRMEDTGSEEDLFDNNIEEEDDDHGSGGGSDGIGRPGNAGGEFLQRDFSETYEMYHVESLQNMTKQELVQEYLELEKCMSRLEEENNRLRRAAEPAGQTAESPLVRLRELERELERLRAQNTELLLQNQPSNDRGQVATN